A single Saccopteryx bilineata isolate mSacBil1 chromosome 7, mSacBil1_pri_phased_curated, whole genome shotgun sequence DNA region contains:
- the UPP1 gene encoding uridine phosphorylase 1 isoform X2, with product MALSEAGAKEDENHSDRFVRLCNPHIAAMKEDILYHFSLSTSTHDFPAMFGDVKFVCVGGSPSRMKSFIKYVASELGLDRPGEDYPNICAGTDRYAMFKVGPVLSVSHGMGIPSIAIMLHELLKLLHHARCSGVTVIRIGTSGGIGLEPGSVVITQQAVDACFKPEYEQVVLGKRVVRSTALDARLVRELAQCSEELKEFPIVVGNTMCTLDFYEGQGRLDGALCSYTERDKQAYLRAAHAAGVHNIEMESSVFAAMCSACGLPAAVVCVTLLDRLQGDQICSPHEVLAEYQQRPQRLVGHYIKKCLATA from the exons ATGGCCCTGTCGGAGGCTGGTGCAAAGGAAGATGAAAACCACAG CGACCGCTTTGTCCGGCTCTGCAACCCCCACATCGCGGCGATGAAGGAGGACATTCTCTACCACTTCAGCCTCAGCACCAGCACGCACGACTTCCCGGCCATGTTCGGGGACGTGAAG TTCGTGTGTGTCGGGGGCAGCCCCTCCCGGATGAAATCCTTCATCAAATACGTGGCCTCGGAGCTGGGCCTCGACCGCCCGGGCGAGGACTATCCCAACATCTGTGCGGGGACTGACCGCTACGCCATGTTCAAAGTGGGGCCTGTGCTGTCCGTCAGC CACGGCATGGGCATCCCGTCCATCGCCATCATGCTCCACGAGCTGCTCAAGCTGCTGCACCACGCGCGCTGCTCCGGCGTCACCGTCATCCGCATCGGCACGTCCGGCGGCATAG GTCTGGAGCCTGGCTCTGTGGTCATCACCCAGCAGGCGGTGGACGCCTGCTTCAAGCCGGAGTACGAGCAGGTGGTCCTGGGGAAGCGGGTGGTTCGCAGCACGGCGCTGGACGCGCGGCTGGTGCGGGAGCTGGCGCAGTGCTCGGAGGAGCTGAAGGAGTTCCCCATCGTCGTGGGCAACACCATGTGCACCTTGGACTTCTACGAAG GGCAAGGCCGTCTGGACGGGGCTCTGTGCTCCTACACAGAGCGGGACAAGCAGGCGTACCTGCGAGCCGCCCACGCGGCCGGCGTCCACAACATCGAGATGGAGTCGTCCGTCTTCGCCGCCATGTGCAGCGCGTGCGGCCTCCCAG CGGCCGTGGTGTGTGTCACCCTCCTGGATCGCCTGCAGGGGGACCAGATCTGTAGCCCCCACGAGGTGCTGGCTGAGTACCAGCAGCGGCCGCAGAGGCTGGTGGGCCACTACATCAAGAAGTGTCTGGCGACAGCCTGA